Proteins co-encoded in one Leptotrichia trevisanii DSM 22070 genomic window:
- a CDS encoding toxin-antitoxin system YwqK family antitoxin produces the protein MKKLIMIILLGISSVLNAIKLSEINGLKRLNMYDQIKNFETDRIISKEESKKVNGIIYAKGEDLPFNGVIVTRDKKGNIIDLSIIKNGKLDFLSFKFYENGKVRLILGVKNGMLEGWTQEYYESGEGKSQKFYKNGKLRNITEWYDKSSFKRTLEIGENMEADLYFYYPNGPEEIHIEAIAVDKENGVGYKYKTVKLNDELGRKLKVKIEYPEDSKDNGLVNGLNYFYDKNGKLKYEIAFKDANPENFKIKNIIVYGDYEASKIQCEQNLKTGVGWICKKENSLFETNDVKEVLSNDEIKEIKEILKYAINKINIKEDENIKL, from the coding sequence ATGAAAAAATTAATAATGATAATTTTATTAGGAATTTCTTCTGTTTTAAATGCAATAAAATTATCAGAAATAAATGGTTTAAAAAGATTAAATATGTATGATCAAATAAAAAATTTTGAAACTGATAGAATAATATCTAAAGAAGAAAGTAAAAAAGTTAATGGCATAATATATGCTAAAGGAGAAGATTTGCCTTTTAATGGTGTAATTGTAACCAGAGATAAAAAAGGAAATATTATTGACTTATCTATTATAAAAAATGGGAAACTTGATTTTCTTAGTTTTAAATTTTATGAAAATGGCAAGGTGAGGTTAATTTTAGGAGTTAAAAATGGTATGCTGGAAGGTTGGACTCAAGAGTATTACGAAAGTGGCGAGGGAAAATCTCAAAAATTTTATAAAAATGGGAAATTAAGAAATATTACTGAATGGTATGATAAAAGCAGTTTTAAAAGAACACTTGAAATAGGAGAAAATATGGAAGCAGATTTATATTTTTATTATCCAAATGGGCCTGAAGAAATCCATATAGAAGCTATTGCTGTAGATAAAGAAAATGGAGTAGGTTATAAATATAAAACTGTAAAATTGAATGACGAACTTGGAAGGAAATTAAAAGTGAAAATTGAGTATCCTGAAGACAGTAAAGACAATGGATTAGTTAATGGATTGAATTATTTTTATGATAAAAACGGGAAATTAAAATATGAGATAGCCTTTAAAGATGCTAATCCAGAAAATTTTAAAATAAAAAATATTATAGTTTACGGAGATTATGAAGCCAGTAAAATTCAATGTGAACAAAATTTAAAAACTGGTGTTGGATGGATTTGTAAGAAAGAAAATAGTCTTTTTGAAACAAATGATGTAAAAGAAGTACTGTCTAATGATGAAATAAAGGAAATAAAAGAAATATTAAAATATGCTATAAATAAAATAAATATTAAAGAAGATGAAAATATAAAATTATAA
- a CDS encoding toxin-antitoxin system YwqK family antitoxin translates to MEKLLKKVSKKCTIVFLVLIFNTVLNGMKLSEVEGIRKLSNYDEIKNINVERIVDYNDIERNKKLDRVYVNGEIKPFTGLAFRKKNNRIIAITFYINGKSEGNHYRYFDNGQLYVKINLKNDKSEGESYEYYPNGKISDKSFYKNDIITKLTGYYENGKIKRIFKTTEGLRGIITGYYEDGISKASEMNVIQDYSEKRVLKFIHDGESTAYDKKGQIMGILNYKDGKLTGLEQKLFKNGKLKYDFISASEKPVRDIKAMDFYVEYFDNSEQKKLDCKELASNNWRCKEYSKNGKFKREFDSPTFSEAKDWSFGINVLLGILNILF, encoded by the coding sequence ATGGAAAAGTTGTTAAAAAAGGTAAGTAAAAAATGTACAATTGTTTTTTTGGTTTTAATTTTTAATACTGTTTTAAATGGAATGAAATTATCGGAAGTAGAAGGAATAAGAAAATTAAGTAATTATGATGAAATCAAGAATATTAATGTAGAAAGAATAGTGGATTATAATGATATTGAAAGAAATAAAAAATTGGACAGAGTTTACGTAAATGGAGAAATTAAACCATTTACTGGGTTAGCATTTAGAAAAAAAAATAATAGAATAATCGCAATTACTTTTTACATTAATGGAAAATCAGAAGGAAATCATTATAGATATTTTGATAATGGGCAATTGTATGTAAAAATTAATTTAAAAAACGATAAATCAGAAGGAGAAAGTTATGAATATTATCCAAATGGTAAAATAAGTGATAAAAGTTTTTATAAGAATGATATAATAACTAAATTAACGGGCTATTATGAAAACGGTAAAATAAAAAGAATATTTAAAACAACAGAAGGGTTAAGAGGAATTATAACAGGATATTATGAAGACGGAATAAGCAAAGCTTCAGAAATGAATGTTATTCAAGATTATAGTGAAAAAAGAGTATTAAAATTTATACATGATGGAGAATCCACAGCATATGACAAAAAAGGACAAATTATGGGAATACTGAACTATAAGGATGGTAAGTTGACAGGATTAGAGCAAAAATTGTTTAAAAATGGAAAACTTAAATATGACTTTATTTCAGCCTCAGAAAAGCCAGTAAGGGATATTAAGGCAATGGACTTTTATGTGGAGTACTTTGATAACAGCGAGCAGAAAAAACTGGATTGCAAGGAATTAGCAAGCAATAACTGGCGATGTAAGGAATACAGTAAAAATGGTAAATTTAAAAGGGAATTTGATTCGCCGACATTTAGTGAAGCTAAAGACTGGAGCTTTGGGATAAATGTTCTGCTTGGAATACTTAATATATTGTTTTAA
- a CDS encoding PAAR-like protein yields the protein MKQSDMLKNGDNLICNAGSQPSKFQITRKKFTVNGEIVATVEDNVAGVNVQSFGSCKFAETCKLNSELYGSKLTWTNYVEKIRILGEYKINDNSICQCPLGGMIKKMK from the coding sequence ATGAAACAAAGTGATATGTTAAAAAATGGTGACAATTTAATATGCAATGCTGGAAGTCAGCCAAGCAAATTTCAAATAACAAGAAAAAAATTTACAGTAAACGGAGAAATTGTAGCAACTGTTGAAGATAATGTTGCTGGTGTAAATGTTCAAAGTTTTGGTTCATGCAAATTTGCAGAAACTTGTAAATTAAATTCAGAATTATATGGTTCAAAATTAACGTGGACAAACTATGTTGAAAAAATAAGAATACTTGGTGAATACAAAATAAATGATAACTCTATATGTCAATGTCCACTTGGTGGGATGATAAAAAAAATGAAATAA
- a CDS encoding FHA domain-containing protein translates to MAELKRCKNGHIYDTSKYSSCPYCKAEGLETEVKEDKINLVEEMNDDDKTMAYWAKDSRVDPVVGWLVCIEGADKGKDFRIVSERNFIGRGDEMDIQIKGDMTISRKNHCSISYNPKGRVFVITPGDANGLIYINNEALYNTKELGSFDMIEMGESKFIFVNLCGKNFDWNKEKSQVEK, encoded by the coding sequence ATGGCAGAATTAAAAAGATGTAAAAATGGACATATATACGATACTTCAAAATATTCTTCATGTCCATATTGTAAAGCAGAGGGATTAGAAACGGAAGTAAAAGAAGATAAGATTAATTTAGTTGAAGAAATGAATGATGATGATAAAACAATGGCATACTGGGCAAAGGATTCAAGAGTTGATCCTGTGGTTGGATGGCTTGTTTGTATAGAAGGTGCAGATAAAGGAAAAGATTTTAGAATTGTAAGTGAAAGAAACTTTATTGGCCGTGGTGATGAAATGGATATACAAATAAAAGGTGATATGACAATTTCAAGAAAAAACCATTGTTCGATTAGTTATAATCCTAAAGGACGTGTTTTTGTAATTACTCCGGGAGATGCTAATGGATTAATTTATATAAATAACGAGGCTTTATACAATACAAAAGAATTAGGAAGTTTTGATATGATTGAAATGGGAGAAAGTAAATTTATATTTGTAAATTTATGTGGTAAAAATTTTGATTGGAATAAAGAAAAATCTCAAGTTGAGAAATAA
- a CDS encoding PP2C family protein-serine/threonine phosphatase: protein MRKDEAKFVTNFFSEAGTRSQNNDYFGYVQLDNYAIWVISDGYDAEEGAAIAAKLAVESAIEYFMLRPRFNTAVIKEMIDYANLKIKERQEETERYSLMHTSLLIVISNYNAILYGNVGNTRLYHMRGGYIISQSRDDSIAQLLVDEGALDTRDIKFHRQRNDLLQAIGDFGKIKPNIIRTPITLQENDILCLTTIGFWENIDEREMEVELSRQPDQKSWMDSLEKSVIATLRDEVENYTMAAVKIEKVASPEPIEKDQKRFWIKIGLISLGILLIILVLTFWNINKRNSIMKRATNYEQQADDELVKKNFNNSVDDLKLVIGEYERLKPKSRGIIGFFVNANARRTKVQNMINNVKNRIVQTEKLAMAFQNINQGNELFNNGRYDDATQKYQSAKFILSENSYKRDELNTNEVLTTLDSRIQSASKLKEAQAIETAGNQAFSAGNFNLAKENYKTASEMYLTNGRADYVTSIERKIAEINEKEKTAYNGAMLTENRGDLLSTSDTNKSREAYYQARQMYQTLGDTVKTQEIDNKIQELNSKQMSSIQTANNLVQEGLNHITANKPAEAITLLSKAKTIYQELGDSNNVANANKFIAQAQDFIKLESQKDKQLKDVEKRLSDQLKEQQIKSTQQLQQEKIQAEQKIRAKEAEIEAQRNAIEQEKQRREKIAENIQNATNLEIQAEQMFNLKRYTESITKYNESKQIFETLKASGDFDDQTNKIEYLSQKISKVEGYLYEEQGDEEYKKKNWQESVKKYQMSLDDMKLVGESNEIQKRVEKKLKKATSKANKKWWQFWK, encoded by the coding sequence ATGAGAAAAGACGAAGCTAAGTTCGTAACTAATTTTTTCAGTGAAGCAGGAACAAGATCTCAGAATAACGATTACTTTGGCTACGTACAATTAGACAACTATGCTATTTGGGTGATTTCAGATGGATACGATGCAGAAGAAGGAGCAGCTATTGCTGCAAAATTGGCAGTTGAATCAGCAATTGAATATTTTATGTTACGCCCAAGATTTAATACAGCAGTTATTAAAGAAATGATAGATTATGCCAATTTAAAGATTAAGGAACGACAAGAAGAAACGGAAAGATACTCATTAATGCACACTTCTCTTTTAATAGTAATTAGTAATTATAATGCGATATTGTATGGAAATGTAGGAAATACTCGCCTTTATCATATGAGAGGCGGCTATATTATTTCTCAGAGTAGAGATGATAGTATTGCACAATTATTAGTGGATGAAGGAGCATTAGATACTAGAGATATAAAATTTCATCGCCAGAGAAATGATTTATTACAAGCAATAGGAGATTTTGGAAAGATAAAACCAAATATAATAAGGACTCCTATTACATTGCAAGAAAATGATATTCTTTGTTTAACTACGATAGGGTTTTGGGAAAATATTGATGAAAGAGAAATGGAAGTGGAGTTATCAAGACAACCAGATCAAAAAAGCTGGATGGATTCTTTAGAAAAAAGTGTAATCGCAACATTACGAGATGAAGTAGAAAATTATACTATGGCTGCAGTAAAGATTGAAAAAGTTGCTTCTCCAGAACCAATTGAAAAAGATCAAAAAAGATTTTGGATAAAAATAGGGCTTATAAGTTTGGGAATATTGCTAATTATTTTAGTTTTAACTTTTTGGAATATAAACAAAAGAAACAGTATAATGAAAAGAGCTACAAATTATGAACAACAGGCAGATGATGAATTGGTTAAGAAAAACTTTAACAATTCAGTAGATGATTTGAAGCTTGTTATTGGAGAATATGAGAGATTAAAACCCAAAAGTAGAGGAATAATTGGATTTTTTGTTAATGCAAATGCAAGGCGGACAAAAGTTCAAAATATGATAAATAATGTAAAAAATAGAATTGTACAAACAGAAAAATTAGCAATGGCATTCCAAAATATAAATCAGGGGAATGAGTTATTTAATAACGGTCGGTATGATGATGCTACTCAAAAATATCAGTCAGCAAAGTTTATTTTGTCTGAAAACTCATATAAAAGAGATGAATTAAATACGAATGAAGTTTTAACAACATTAGATTCAAGAATACAATCAGCCTCGAAATTAAAGGAAGCACAAGCAATAGAAACTGCTGGAAATCAAGCATTTTCTGCAGGTAATTTTAATTTAGCAAAAGAAAATTATAAAACAGCCTCAGAAATGTACTTAACAAATGGTAGAGCAGATTATGTAACAAGTATTGAAAGAAAAATTGCAGAAATTAATGAAAAAGAGAAAACTGCATATAATGGAGCAATGTTAACAGAAAATAGAGGTGATTTATTATCAACTTCAGATACAAATAAATCAAGGGAAGCTTATTATCAGGCAAGACAAATGTATCAAACTTTGGGAGATACTGTAAAAACACAAGAAATAGATAATAAAATACAAGAATTAAACTCAAAGCAAATGTCTAGTATTCAAACAGCAAATAATTTAGTTCAAGAGGGACTTAATCATATAACTGCTAATAAACCAGCTGAAGCAATAACATTGTTAAGTAAAGCAAAAACGATTTATCAAGAATTAGGAGATTCTAATAATGTGGCTAATGCAAATAAATTTATAGCACAAGCACAAGATTTTATAAAGCTTGAAAGTCAAAAAGATAAACAATTAAAAGATGTTGAAAAAAGGTTATCAGATCAGTTGAAAGAACAACAAATAAAGTCAACACAGCAATTACAGCAAGAAAAAATACAGGCAGAGCAAAAAATTAGAGCAAAAGAAGCAGAAATTGAAGCTCAAAGAAATGCAATTGAGCAGGAAAAACAAAGAAGAGAAAAAATAGCAGAAAATATTCAAAATGCTACAAATTTAGAAATACAGGCAGAACAGATGTTTAATCTGAAAAGATACACAGAAAGTATAACAAAGTATAATGAATCAAAACAAATTTTTGAAACATTAAAAGCTTCAGGAGATTTTGATGATCAAACAAATAAGATTGAATATTTATCACAAAAAATATCTAAAGTAGAAGGATATTTATATGAAGAACAGGGAGATGAAGAGTATAAAAAGAAAAATTGGCAAGAAAGTGTAAAAAAATATCAAATGTCATTAGATGATATGAAATTAGTGGGAGAATCTAATGAAATTCAAAAAAGAGTGGAGAAAAAATTGAAAAAAGCGACTTCAAAAGCTAATAAAAAATGGTGGCAATTCTGGAAATAA
- a CDS encoding PP2C family serine/threonine-protein phosphatase has product MDEKKSKYVTYFFKNYAGIAEKNTYSTYIPEKDKGFWCLIVDNDKYENFAKIGVEEAVRYFFENKEFSQENATNILNIAYKKIIERKLMKNKKKGKISILVVLVSENKMMVSNIGDTRLKLFRENMIVEDILRDENKTIQLLKDDYALLGTPKFWKTINDNNISDALIRWNSKIEIEKSISEKIEEVEKLDRMTIPFMSIFAERIVEEEEIIIIERQEQGNPLKYFLLMLIFSFTFIAINKTLVLKKYENEAQKHFDIAEKYYKEEDYNNSVKEINVALDWYSKIKPQSKKITKKIEELIYKKKLANINEQKLFTKVEQSKVIEQSEPIVKTAEIVITPEEETTPNLEINKQNTEIHKPKIIKKRVRSKKKSHQKSNVNIYKKRKKEKKTLVRNDDLNQEIKRNWKILGRDDNGNKV; this is encoded by the coding sequence TTGGACGAGAAAAAAAGTAAATATGTTACATATTTTTTTAAAAACTATGCGGGAATTGCAGAGAAAAATACTTATTCAACATATATTCCAGAAAAAGACAAAGGTTTTTGGTGTTTAATTGTAGATAATGATAAGTATGAAAATTTTGCAAAAATAGGGGTTGAAGAAGCTGTCAGATATTTTTTTGAAAATAAGGAATTTTCACAAGAAAATGCAACTAATATTTTAAATATTGCTTATAAAAAAATCATAGAACGAAAACTGATGAAAAATAAAAAAAAGGGTAAAATTTCTATTTTAGTAGTTCTTGTAAGTGAAAATAAAATGATGGTTAGTAATATAGGGGATACGAGATTAAAACTATTCCGTGAAAATATGATTGTTGAAGATATACTCCGTGATGAAAATAAGACAATTCAGTTGTTAAAAGATGATTATGCTTTATTGGGAACACCCAAATTTTGGAAAACTATAAATGATAATAATATTTCAGATGCATTAATTCGTTGGAATAGTAAAATTGAAATTGAAAAGAGTATTAGCGAAAAAATCGAGGAAGTTGAAAAATTAGATAGAATGACAATACCATTTATGTCTATTTTTGCAGAAAGAATTGTTGAAGAAGAGGAAATAATTATCATAGAAAGGCAAGAACAAGGGAATCCGTTAAAATATTTTCTTTTAATGCTTATATTTTCTTTTACATTTATAGCTATCAATAAAACATTGGTCTTAAAAAAATATGAAAATGAAGCACAAAAGCATTTTGATATAGCAGAAAAGTATTATAAAGAAGAGGATTATAATAATTCTGTCAAAGAGATTAATGTAGCACTTGATTGGTATTCTAAGATTAAGCCTCAAAGTAAAAAAATTACTAAAAAAATTGAAGAATTAATATATAAAAAGAAATTAGCAAACATTAATGAACAAAAATTATTTACAAAAGTTGAACAATCAAAGGTAATTGAACAATCTGAACCAATAGTAAAGACTGCGGAGATTGTTATAACTCCTGAAGAAGAAACAACTCCAAATTTAGAAATAAATAAACAAAATACAGAAATTCATAAACCTAAAATCATAAAAAAAAGAGTAAGGAGCAAAAAAAAATCACATCAAAAATCAAATGTTAATATATATAAAAAAAGAAAAAAAGAGAAAAAAACTTTAGTAAGAAATGATGATTTAAATCAAGAAATTAAAAGAAATTGGAAAATACTTGGAAGAGATGATAATGGAAATAAAGTTTAA
- a CDS encoding serine/threonine-protein kinase → MDFLPLEYKLNGKYKIESYASKTDFSNIYLSSYNNKQYIIKECFPSKFVIRDNNIVFTDRYQKNFKMLKESFYREANVLKRFNNDNIIKLNEYFEENGTVYLIMEYFKGRTLKKYILENDVLEKDIVKIFFDILEAIKEIHNKNVIHRDIKPSNILINGKQKIKIIDFGSSLIDEEKNGTYIKVTDCYSPLEMYSLKAENDVRTDIYSLCALLYFMLNKQKPMDVLKRFYYPELLYEKEVDELLKQVIFKGLSINKDERYSSCEELLEELKKLEI, encoded by the coding sequence ATGGATTTTTTACCATTAGAATATAAATTAAATGGAAAATACAAAATTGAAAGTTATGCTTCTAAAACTGATTTTTCTAACATATATTTATCTTCTTATAATAATAAACAATATATTATAAAGGAATGTTTTCCATCAAAATTTGTTATCAGAGATAATAATATAGTTTTTACTGACAGGTATCAAAAAAATTTTAAAATGCTTAAAGAAAGTTTTTATAGAGAAGCTAATGTATTGAAAAGATTTAATAATGATAATATTATTAAATTAAATGAGTATTTTGAAGAAAATGGAACTGTATATTTAATAATGGAGTATTTTAAAGGAAGAACTTTGAAAAAATACATATTAGAAAATGATGTTTTGGAAAAAGATATTGTAAAAATATTTTTTGATATTTTAGAAGCAATAAAAGAAATACATAATAAGAATGTCATACATCGTGATATTAAACCATCAAATATTTTAATAAACGGCAAACAGAAAATTAAAATTATTGATTTTGGTTCAAGTCTTATAGATGAGGAAAAGAATGGAACATATATAAAAGTAACAGATTGTTATTCTCCACTTGAAATGTATTCTTTAAAAGCAGAAAACGATGTGAGAACAGATATATATAGCCTATGTGCATTACTTTATTTTATGCTAAATAAACAAAAACCAATGGATGTGTTAAAAAGATTTTATTATCCTGAATTACTTTATGAAAAAGAAGTGGACGAACTGTTAAAGCAAGTTATTTTTAAGGGATTATCTATTAATAAAGACGAGCGATATTCTAGTTGTGAAGAATTGCTTGAAGAATTAAAAAAATTAGAAATATAG
- a CDS encoding molecular chaperone, whose product MKLFYEEELRRKSYYEMYQIAAEEKLVEARIDTPTREELINIILKYRGAKPDYCINKYNENGLVNVQELFDEELRNKIHHENSIRVPHKIILYKELNLTREDNYKIILPDHISHANAFLINANNYLCGIFQLEKDLSSKDAYYLVSKKEFFRIDDLTNNKFSLLFFEENDLKFIYKFYNHKETDVYPVYPYKLDYYKVELENFEVRELEYTNATLCIDFGTVNTAVGAYLDRNYVKSLPTNDILNGNIKINEINYVKFNDGERNYREIFPTLAYVEDCNDRNNIEYSFGYDVLRKLEMNDYVVTGSLFYGLKKWVHDHQVEEKINDEFGNITYVKRKEIIKAYLKYVVDRAEYTFKCKFKKIHASSPVKLKEQFLSMFQEIFTNEKDGVKEYEYEIIRENAMDEAIAVLYNTIEIQIRNGNYKEKEKYNALIIDCGGGTTDLAACRYVIENGRVSYYLDIKTSFENGDENFGGNNLTYRIMQFLKIVLGANYSNDKILSINDLIEYDNDMIYKVIDEFGVEKIFEKMQQEYDKYEKIIPTKFSKFENKMSDEYRKIRNNFYMLWEAAENLKKEFFTSDGRIRTRFDVTDKYETGNDIHITKLKAWKLHIYENGIFKTITEYPEIIFTIKEIEKIVKADIYGMLRKFLNTYYKEGVLFEYSLIKLSGQSTKISTFQEVLKEFVPGKMIEYKELSHRDDYELKLNCLDGAIKYLDYKRFGHMDVKIENEVPLVPYSVWVEKYNGELVEMLRTSRKAKILRGDIDKSVTAEELKIYVHNAEGELKKELIYKNEEDYVEKDAEVILPEFEGIITQDDTDTIKNNTVRFFIYTDLNNWGFFVFPIQRKNDQLYLGRKQYFPYEDNLNEISYFDGEH is encoded by the coding sequence ATGAAATTATTTTATGAGGAAGAATTAAGAAGAAAATCGTATTATGAAATGTACCAAATTGCCGCTGAAGAAAAATTAGTAGAGGCAAGAATTGATACACCAACTAGAGAAGAGTTAATAAATATTATATTAAAATATCGTGGAGCTAAACCAGACTACTGTATTAATAAATATAATGAGAATGGATTAGTAAATGTTCAGGAATTATTTGATGAAGAATTAAGAAATAAAATTCATCACGAGAATAGTATCAGGGTGCCACATAAAATTATTTTGTATAAGGAATTAAATTTAACGAGAGAAGATAATTATAAAATAATATTGCCAGATCATATAAGTCATGCAAATGCCTTTTTAATAAATGCAAATAATTATTTATGTGGAATTTTTCAGTTGGAAAAAGATTTGAGTTCAAAAGACGCTTATTATCTAGTAAGTAAAAAAGAATTTTTTAGAATTGATGATTTAACTAATAATAAATTTTCATTATTATTTTTTGAAGAAAATGATTTGAAGTTTATTTATAAATTTTATAATCATAAAGAAACTGATGTATATCCAGTATATCCATATAAACTTGATTATTATAAGGTTGAACTTGAAAACTTTGAAGTAAGGGAACTTGAATATACAAATGCAACTTTATGTATTGATTTTGGAACAGTAAATACAGCAGTTGGGGCATATTTAGATAGAAATTATGTAAAAAGTTTGCCAACTAATGATATTTTAAATGGAAATATTAAGATTAATGAAATTAATTATGTTAAATTTAATGATGGAGAAAGAAATTATCGGGAAATATTTCCAACCTTAGCTTATGTTGAGGATTGTAATGATAGAAATAACATTGAATATTCTTTTGGATATGATGTATTAAGAAAATTAGAAATGAATGATTATGTTGTAACTGGCTCATTATTTTATGGATTAAAAAAATGGGTTCATGATCATCAGGTAGAAGAGAAAATTAATGATGAATTTGGAAATATAACTTATGTTAAAAGAAAAGAAATTATAAAGGCTTATTTAAAATATGTTGTTGATAGAGCTGAATATACATTTAAATGTAAATTTAAAAAAATACACGCTTCAAGTCCAGTAAAATTAAAAGAACAATTTTTAAGTATGTTTCAGGAAATTTTCACTAATGAAAAAGATGGGGTAAAAGAATATGAATATGAAATTATTCGTGAAAATGCAATGGATGAAGCAATTGCCGTGCTATACAACACAATTGAGATACAGATTCGTAATGGAAATTACAAGGAAAAAGAAAAATATAATGCATTGATTATTGACTGTGGAGGCGGAACAACAGATCTGGCTGCCTGTAGATATGTAATTGAAAATGGTAGAGTATCCTACTATTTAGATATTAAAACAAGTTTTGAAAATGGTGATGAAAATTTTGGTGGAAATAATCTAACATATAGAATTATGCAATTTTTAAAAATAGTATTAGGAGCAAATTACTCAAATGATAAAATTTTATCTATAAATGATTTAATAGAATATGATAATGATATGATTTATAAGGTAATTGATGAATTTGGTGTAGAAAAAATTTTCGAAAAAATGCAACAGGAGTATGATAAATACGAAAAAATAATTCCCACTAAATTTTCAAAATTTGAAAATAAAATGAGTGATGAATATAGAAAAATTAGAAATAATTTTTATATGTTATGGGAAGCTGCGGAAAATCTAAAAAAAGAATTTTTTACATCTGATGGTAGAATTAGAACCCGTTTTGATGTAACAGATAAATATGAAACAGGAAATGATATACATATTACAAAATTAAAAGCATGGAAATTACATATTTATGAAAATGGAATTTTTAAAACAATTACTGAATATCCAGAAATAATTTTTACAATTAAAGAAATTGAAAAAATTGTGAAAGCTGATATTTATGGAATGCTTAGAAAATTTTTGAATACATATTACAAAGAAGGAGTATTATTTGAATATTCACTAATCAAATTAAGTGGACAATCAACTAAAATTAGCACTTTTCAGGAAGTATTAAAAGAATTTGTACCAGGAAAAATGATAGAATACAAAGAACTTAGTCATCGTGATGACTATGAGTTAAAATTAAATTGTCTTGACGGTGCAATAAAATATTTAGACTACAAGCGTTTTGGACATATGGATGTAAAAATAGAAAATGAAGTTCCATTAGTTCCTTATTCTGTTTGGGTTGAGAAATATAATGGTGAATTAGTTGAAATGTTAAGAACTTCTAGAAAGGCTAAAATATTAAGAGGTGATATTGATAAGTCAGTTACTGCTGAAGAATTAAAAATTTATGTTCACAATGCTGAAGGTGAATTGAAGAAAGAATTAATTTACAAAAATGAAGAAGATTATGTTGAAAAAGATGCAGAAGTTATCTTGCCAGAATTTGAAGGAATAATTACACAGGATGACACGGATACAATTAAAAATAATACGGTAAGATTTTTTATATACACTGATTTAAATAATTGGGGATTTTTTGTGTTTCCAATACAGCGTAAAAATGATCAATTGTATTTAGGACGTAAACAATATTTCCCATATGAAGATAATTTAAATGAAATTTCGTATTTTGATGGAGAACATTAA